Within the bacterium genome, the region TACTCGTCTGCGGTGTAGGCCTTGATCCAATTTTCATAGGCGGGGACGCGGGGGAGCCCGCGGGCGCGAAGGGCCGAGGCGATCTCCCAATAGCCGTGCGCGCAGGGCAGAATCGCGGTGACGATCGAGACTAGGGCCTTGGTCTCCGCGACCAGGCGGAGGTGGTTGGTGTAGCCGAGCGTCGTCGCCGACGGCCGCGTGTCCTCGAGGGTCTCGGGCGAAATGCCGCACGCCCAGCAGGTCTCCCGGTGCAGATCCATCTCCACGTTGAGCGTCTGGTTGAGCAGATCGGAGAAGCGCCCCGCGATCGCGACCTCGTCCGCGCGCGCCGCGGCCAGCGCGAGCACGCGGCAGTACTCGATAAGAAAAAGGTAGTCTTGCCGCAGATAGTACTGGTACTGGTCGCCGGGCAGCGTGCCGTCCCCGAGGCCGCGGACGAACGGGTGCGCCAGAATCCGCTCGCGGATCGGCGCGGCGTCCTCTTGCAGGCGCGCGAACAGGCTCATGCGCCGGTCGCAACCCCACCCGCGCGCGGATCTCCGGCGGCCGTCCGCGAGTTTACGCACGCGGTGTCGTCGATTCCGCACCATGCCGCGATGAACCGGGAGTACACCCGCGCGCACCGCACGAGATCGTCGAGGGCCACGTATTCGTTCACCGCGTGCGCCTGTCCCCACCCGCCCGGTCCGTAAACGACGGCCGGGGTGCCGCGCGCCGCGAGCCAGCCCGCGTCGCATACGCCGCCGGAGGTCCGGCGGCCCGGCCGCTCGCCGCGGACATCCGCGTGGGCCGCCGCCAGCAGGACGGCGCCGGGATGGTCCGGCGGCGTCTCGAACGCCGGAAACACCTCGCCGCGATCTTCGATCATCGACCGCCCTCCCCAGCGAAACACCGGCGGATGGTCGCGCAGCCACGGGTCCGCCGCGGCCGCGGCCCGCACCGCGGCCTCGATTTCGCGCGTCACGCCCGCCATCGTCTCGCCGGGATAGAAGTGCACCGTAATCCACAGCGCGCACCGGTCGGCGATGAACGCGGGGTGGCGGCCGCCCTCGATCGCCGCCGGGTTGATCGTCGTCGTACCCGGCGGGAAGCCCGGGTGCGACTTCACCACCGCCCAGTGCCGTTCGAGCGTCTGCAGCGCCTCGAGCACGACCATCATCTTCTCGATCGCGCTCGCGCCGCGCACACCGCCGCCGGCATGGATCATCCGCCGGCGCAGTGCGTCGTGAAACGTCTCCGGGCTCTGGATCGTGATCCATCCGGTGACCACGCCGCCCTGGCCGAGCGAGATCTC harbors:
- the tenA gene encoding thiaminase II; its protein translation is MSLFARLQEDAAPIRERILAHPFVRGLGDGTLPGDQYQYYLRQDYLFLIEYCRVLALAAARADEVAIAGRFSDLLNQTLNVEMDLHRETCWACGISPETLEDTRPSATTLGYTNHLRLVAETKALVSIVTAILPCAHGYWEIASALRARGLPRVPAYENWIKAYTADEYAAAAHWLAGLLDRLGEEISIHDEAALREIFLTSVRYEYLFWETAQRMEEWPV
- a CDS encoding acetylornithine deacetylase, producing the protein MTAGGRDGDRVVGADGETAVEMKPVWPWARDVDAALDRRREELFALTERLIAFETPCPPGRNTTAIQEFLAERLRALDAEVAMYPLYPGDPQLVARLAGRGGANVIVAGESDAGRSAGRRSLLINGHVDVAATARDEPWTSPPFRPVRRDGRIYGRGATDMKGGIAAAIVALETVVAAVGRPRGDIVVQFVTGEEMGEAGTLTALDHSPRTDLALVVEPSSGEISLGQGGVVTGWITIQSPETFHDALRRRMIHAGGGVRGASAIEKMMVVLEALQTLERHWAVVKSHPGFPPGTTTINPAAIEGGRHPAFIADRCALWITVHFYPGETMAGVTREIEAAVRAAAAADPWLRDHPPVFRWGGRSMIEDRGEVFPAFETPPDHPGAVLLAAAHADVRGERPGRRTSGGVCDAGWLAARGTPAVVYGPGGWGQAHAVNEYVALDDLVRCARVYSRFIAAWCGIDDTACVNSRTAAGDPRAGGVATGA